In Paenibacillus guangzhouensis, a single window of DNA contains:
- a CDS encoding zf-HC2 domain-containing protein, with protein MNRYLDADLNELESTHLMEHLKQCSDCSEMFERLRHLSAELENMPKVMPKYSLVDAIMPQLDQIDREREHQMMPEKSQKVVPMKPRFWERLSFRSIGGVVAAGIIVGLFMVTYKPDTAQQADMELMSSQESAAVDKKVEMQIDASSPSTSQVPTGSAEQAVPQDDVTGTEKKDAENPDARSADAASKEEPTVAGTKSGTTGDASKAHQGNTDSTGGTSGNQGIADTKPAVGSKSGNDSSNTGDLANPTPPTKQDQDQQGQQGTGGDSQRNDGGTSSNANLEEGQPVTVEIETGEPRSLKSDGGDQGLTSFLAVDEYDTANPDSRVEATTSNGAFRAVFEKNKFVIYNAKNKELYTQKLLDGVFANPVWAKDNKTLTYTFTPRKADGQLGEEQVVQVKVKEKEKEKTKKSKS; from the coding sequence ATGAATAGATATTTGGATGCTGATCTTAATGAGTTGGAATCCACTCACCTGATGGAACATCTGAAGCAATGTTCGGATTGTTCCGAAATGTTCGAACGCCTGAGACACCTATCTGCTGAACTCGAGAATATGCCGAAAGTTATGCCGAAGTATAGTCTTGTCGATGCCATCATGCCACAGCTTGACCAAATTGATCGAGAACGTGAACATCAAATGATGCCAGAGAAATCGCAGAAGGTTGTTCCGATGAAGCCGCGTTTCTGGGAACGTCTCTCCTTCCGGTCTATTGGCGGCGTAGTTGCAGCCGGCATTATCGTAGGACTATTTATGGTTACGTATAAGCCGGATACCGCTCAACAAGCAGACATGGAGTTAATGAGTTCACAAGAATCAGCGGCAGTGGATAAGAAGGTCGAGATGCAGATCGATGCGTCGTCTCCTTCAACCAGCCAAGTTCCAACGGGATCAGCCGAGCAAGCTGTCCCCCAAGATGACGTGACGGGTACCGAGAAAAAGGATGCGGAGAATCCGGACGCCCGATCTGCAGATGCTGCTTCGAAGGAAGAGCCGACAGTTGCTGGCACCAAATCGGGAACGACAGGTGACGCGTCAAAAGCTCATCAAGGCAATACGGATTCTACCGGCGGTACGTCTGGTAATCAGGGGATAGCTGATACGAAGCCCGCTGTGGGATCCAAATCAGGCAATGACAGCTCTAATACAGGTGATTTGGCGAACCCGACGCCTCCAACGAAACAAGATCAAGATCAACAGGGTCAACAGGGTACGGGCGGTGACTCGCAGCGCAATGATGGGGGTACATCCAGTAATGCAAACCTTGAGGAAGGACAGCCCGTGACGGTGGAGATTGAAACGGGTGAGCCACGCAGCTTGAAATCCGATGGGGGAGATCAAGGCTTAACTTCGTTCTTGGCCGTCGACGAATATGACACGGCGAATCCGGATTCCCGCGTGGAGGCGACCACATCGAACGGCGCATTCCGAGCCGTATTTGAGAAGAACAAGTTCGTCATATACAATGCCAAGAACAAAGAGCTTTATACACAGAAGCTCCTAGACGGCGTATTCGCAAACCCGGTGTGGGCGAAGGACAATAAAACGTTAACCTATACGTTTACCCCTCGCAAAGCAGACGGTCAATTGGGTGAGGAACAAGTGGTACAAGTTAAAGTGAAAGAAAAAGAGAAAGAAAAAACCAAGAAGTCCAAATCATAA
- the holA gene encoding DNA polymerase III subunit delta, with translation MDAKTALRDIHKGNIQPVYVCYGTEKYRMEEFVQTLTKQLIEEEHRDFALSKYDLGEVPIDTVIDEAQTLPFLVPRKLIVVRDPSIFMAGGKESGKIEHRVEHLMAYLSSPAEYSVIVFMIQGEKLDERKKVVKTVKEKGAVISFMPLSAEELLKWVEKEAEKNGAQMAPQVAELLVNHAGTHLQTLAAEIRKLSLYVGTGGTIEAQVVRELVVRNTEQNIFALIEEIANLRVDRALSILYDLLKQREEPIKIIALIARQFRIMLQVKELTRQSYSAQQIASQVGLHPYAVKLASEQARKFEAQRLAAILSSIAELDYEIKTGRRDKVLGLELFLLRLAAS, from the coding sequence TTGGATGCCAAAACAGCATTAAGAGATATTCACAAAGGTAATATACAGCCGGTTTATGTCTGCTACGGGACCGAAAAATATAGAATGGAAGAGTTCGTCCAGACGCTTACGAAACAACTCATTGAAGAAGAGCATCGAGATTTTGCGCTCAGCAAATACGATCTTGGCGAAGTGCCAATTGATACGGTGATCGATGAAGCGCAAACGTTGCCTTTTCTCGTTCCGCGTAAACTGATTGTCGTACGCGATCCTTCCATCTTTATGGCTGGAGGGAAAGAATCTGGGAAAATTGAGCATCGCGTTGAGCATTTGATGGCTTATCTGAGTAGTCCTGCCGAATACAGCGTCATTGTCTTCATGATTCAAGGTGAGAAGCTGGACGAGCGGAAAAAAGTAGTGAAGACGGTGAAGGAAAAGGGAGCTGTCATTTCATTCATGCCTCTCAGTGCGGAGGAGCTGCTGAAATGGGTGGAGAAGGAAGCGGAGAAGAATGGAGCTCAGATGGCTCCACAAGTCGCTGAATTACTCGTGAATCATGCAGGAACGCATCTGCAGACGTTAGCGGCGGAGATTCGTAAGTTAAGTCTCTATGTAGGAACAGGGGGAACAATTGAAGCACAGGTCGTAAGAGAACTGGTCGTTCGGAATACTGAGCAGAACATCTTCGCACTCATCGAGGAGATCGCGAACCTTCGCGTGGACCGTGCGTTATCGATTCTCTACGATCTGCTGAAGCAGCGGGAAGAGCCGATCAAGATCATCGCGCTCATCGCCAGACAGTTCCGCATTATGCTGCAGGTGAAAGAACTGACGAGACAGAGCTATTCCGCTCAACAGATTGCTTCCCAGGTAGGTCTGCATCCTTATGCGGTCAAGTTAGCGAGCGAACAAGCTCGGAAGTTCGAGGCGCAGCGGCTTGCTGCAATCTTATCCAGCATTGCGGAATTGGATTATGAGATTAAGACAGGCCGAAGAGATAAGGTACTTGGCCTAGAATTATTCCTGCTGCGTCTTGCTGCATCGTAA
- the rpsT gene encoding 30S ribosomal protein S20, with product MPNIKSAVKRVKTNEKRRLLNASQKSALRTAVKAADVAVAGNEVEAAKSAIQVASKKLDKAVTKGLIHKNAAARKKSRLAKKLNALSAQA from the coding sequence ATGCCAAACATTAAATCCGCTGTTAAACGTGTGAAAACAAACGAAAAACGTCGTTTACTTAACGCTTCTCAAAAATCCGCTCTTCGTACAGCTGTTAAAGCTGCTGATGTAGCTGTAGCTGGTAACGAAGTTGAAGCTGCTAAAAGTGCAATTCAAGTTGCTTCCAAAAAGCTGGACAAAGCTGTAACTAAAGGCTTAATCCATAAAAATGCAGCAGCTCGTAAGAAATCTCGCTTAGCGAAAAAATTAAACGCTCTTTCCGCACAAGCGTAA